One genomic segment of Impatiens glandulifera chromosome 6, dImpGla2.1, whole genome shotgun sequence includes these proteins:
- the LOC124942186 gene encoding protein EARLY-RESPONSIVE TO DEHYDRATION 7, chloroplastic-like produces MASQNPNIRTPLYPQVIQSDTDAFQSNPNTNYSSGTNLYPQIDMTDLVENLFPDNDEITQQSTPSAPLEAFEEIILRIPGAILHLIDDQYSVELAYGDLSIFKIQQGDSTVAIIVRVSDQIQWPLAKDQAAVKLDESHYFFSFKAPNDEEDEASDFLNYGLTIASKGQENLLKELDRILEHYSSFSVQEVEKKVDVMNGSSVKELSPMDLKSEKKKEKVEGECAAYWTTLAPNVEDYSGTAAKLITAGSGQLIKGILWCGDVTVERLKWGNEIAKRRSKPNTPTKVRPETLKKIRRVKRVSKMTEKVAGGILSGVIKVSGFFTSSVANSKVGKKFFSLLPGEIILASLDGFGKICDAVEVSGKNVMSTSSTVTTEFVTHKYGEEAGKATSEGLDAAGHAIGSAWAVFKIRKAFNPKSVMKPSSLAKAAAASTDVKKGKKK; encoded by the exons ATGGCGTCCCAGAACCCTAACATCAGAACTCCTCTGTATCCCCAAGTGATTCAATCCGATACAGATGCATTCCAATCCAACCCTAACACAAACTACTCCTCAGGAACAAATCTCTACCCTCAAATCGACATGACAGACCTCGTCGAGAACTTATTCCCCGACAATGACGAAATTACACAACAATCCACTCCATCCGCCCCTCTAGAGGCGTTCGAAGAGATTATCCTCAGAATCCCTGGCGCTATTCTCCATCTAATCGACGACCAGTACAGCGTTGAACTAGCTTACGGCGATCTTTCTATCTTTAAGATCCAACAAGGTGACAGCACCGTTGCTATTATAGTCCGCGTCTCTGATCAGATCCAGTGGCCGTTAGCCAAGGACCAAGCGGCGGTGAAACTCGACGAATCGCATTACTTCTTCTCGTTCAAGGCACCcaatgatgaagaagacgagGCTAGTGATTTTCTGAACTATGGGTTGACTATAGCATCTAAGGGTCAAGAAAATCTGTTAAAGGAATTGGATCGGATTTTGGAGCATTACAGTAGCTTTTCGGTACAGGAAGTTGAAAAGAAGGTGGATGTGATGAATGGATCTAGTGTTAAAGAGTTGTCTCCGATGGATTTGAAGtcagagaagaagaaggagaaggttGAAGGGGAATGTGCTGCTTATTGGACTACTCTTGCACCAAATGTAGAAGATTATAGTGGAACTGCGGCAAAGTTAATTACTGCTGGTTCTGGTCAGTTAATTAAGGGGATTTTGTGGTGTGGTGATGTAACTGTTGAAAGACTCAAGTGGGGTAATGAGATTGCAAAGAGAAGATCGAAGCCAAATACACCAACAAAGGTCCGTCCGGAAACATTAAAGAAGATTAGAAG GGTCAAGAGGGTGTCAAAGATGACAGAAAAAGTTGCTGGTGGGATTCTTTCAGGGGTTATTAAGGTTTCGGGATTCTTTACAAGTTCAGTTGCTAATTCTAAAGTGGGCAAGAAGTTCTTTAGTCTCCTTCCTGGGGAAATTATTCTTGCTTCCCTTGATGGATTTG GCAAAATATGTGATGCTGTTGAAGTTTCTGGGAAGAATGTTATGTCAACTTCATCCACTGTAACTACTGAATTTGTCACCCACAA ATATGGAGAAGAAGCTGGTAAGGCAACAAGTGAAGGGCTTGATGCTGCGGGACATGCTATTGGAAGTGCATGGGCTGTTTTTAAAATCAGAAAAGCGTTCAATCCCAAGAGTGTTATGAAACCTAGCTCCTTGGCGAAAGCAGCTGCTGCTTCAACTGATGTTAAAAAAGGCAAGAAAAAATAG